The Kribbella sp. HUAS MG21 genome includes the window CGCCTTGCGCGAGCTGCTCGCCAGCGCGGCGTTGCCGAGTCCGCCCTTGCCGCCCTGCGCGGCGACGTACTCCGCACCCGGGCCGACGAGGTCCGCGAGGACTTCACCGTCCTGTGTGCTGATGACGGTGCCGTCGGGGACGCCGAGGACCACGTCCGCGCCGTTGCTGCCGGCCTGGTGGTCACCCTTGCCCTGGGCACCGTTCGTCGCGGCACGGTGGCTGGAACGGTGGTAGTCGACGAGCGTGGTGACGTCCGGGTCGACGCGCAGGATCACGCTGCCGCCGTCGCCGCCGTTGCCGCCGTCGGGGCCGCCGAGCGGCTTGAACTTCTCCCGGTGCACCGAGGCGCAGCCGTTCCCGCCGCGGCCCGCGGTGACGTGCACCGTGACGCGGTCGACGAAGCTGGGGATGGCCATCGGTGTTCTCTTCCTGCCGGGTACTGACTGAGATTCTCTTCTACACAGCGAAAGGGCGGGTGCGCGGTATTCCGCGACCCGCCCTTTGCAGAGCTGCTGATACGTCCGGGTGGCGGTATTACTCCGCCGGGGCCGGGACGATGTTGACGACGCGGCGACCGCGCCGGGTGCCGAACTCCACGGTGCCCTCGGCGAGCGCGAACAGCGTGTCGTCGCCGCCGCGGCCGACCAGGTTGCCCGGGTGGAAGTGCGTGCCGCGCTGCCGGACGATGATCTCGCCGGCGTTCACCAGCTGACCGCCGTACCGCTTCACGCCGAGGCGCTGCGCGTTGGAGTCACGACCGTTGCGGGTCGAGGCCGCTCCCTTTTTGTGTGCCATCTCGAGATCAGCTCACTTCTTCTTCGCGTCGATCGCGGTGACCTTGACCTGGGTGTAGTGCTGACGGTGCCCCTGGCGCTTGCGGTAACCGGTCTTGTTCTTGTACTTGAGGATGTTGATCTTCGGGCCCTTGGTGCGGCCCAGGACCTCGGCCGAGACGGCCACGTTGGCCAGCGCGGCGGCGTCGGCCGTCACGGTGTCGCCATCGACGACGAGGACCGCCGGCAGCGACACAGTGTCGCCGACCTTGTCGGTCAGGCTGTCGATCTCGATGACATCGCCGACGGCGACCTTCTGCTGGGTGCCGCCACTGCGCACGATCGCGTACACCGTGGATCTCACTCTCTGCTGGATCGGAAAACTTACTCTGGGGGCCTGCACAGACCTGGCGGCCCACACAAACATGGCACGCGGAACGCGCGCCGACGCTCAAGTTTACGGGTCCCGTCACAGACGGGTCAAACTGACTCCCCCGCCTGCCGCGGGACCCGCATCACATCGCGTCAGCTACCGGTGGTGACGAGCTCCGACGGGTCGGTCGCGTCACCCTCAGCAGCAGTCTTGCTCCGACTCCGGCTACTCCGCCGCCGCCGAGTGCTCTTGGCGGCCCCGTTCTGCGCGGCGTCGGCGTCCTCGACCGGCTCAGTCGCGGCCTCGGCCACCGGAGCCTCCGGGCTCGGGAAGCCGGTGGCTTCCGGGCTCACGTGCTCAGTCGCGTCGGCGGCGACCGGGTACCCAGTCGGTTCCGGCGTACTGTCCGCCGAGGTGCCGTCCGCCTCGGTGGAGGCGGCTGCCTCTTCCTTCTTCACCGTGGCGGCGGCGATCTGGGCGAGGCGCTGGGCGGCGTCGCCGTTGTGTTGCGGCGTCTCCTGCTCGGCGGCGGGCTCCTCGTCGGTGCGGCCCTTGCCGCGGCGGCGGCGGGAGCTCTTGCGGCCGCTTTCCTCCGCCTGCGCGGGCTTGCCGTGGTCGTGGCCGTTCTGGCCGCTCTGCCCGTTGCGGCGGCGCGACTCCTTCGGCTCGTCGTGCAGGATCAGCCCGCGGCCACCGCAGTGGTCGCAGTTCTCGCTGAACGCCTCGAGCAATCCGGTACCGATCCGCTTCCGCGTCATCTGCACCAGCCCCAGCGAGGTGACCTCGGCCACCTGGTGCTTGGTCCGGTCCCGGCCCAGGCACTCGACGAGCCGGCGCAGTACGAGATCGCGGTTCGACTCCAGCACCATGTCGATGAAGTCGATGACGATGATGCCGCCGATGTCGCGGAGCCGGAGCTGCCGGACGATCTCCTCGGCCGCCTCCAGG containing:
- the rplU gene encoding 50S ribosomal protein L21; its protein translation is MYAIVRSGGTQQKVAVGDVIEIDSLTDKVGDTVSLPAVLVVDGDTVTADAAALANVAVSAEVLGRTKGPKINILKYKNKTGYRKRQGHRQHYTQVKVTAIDAKKK
- the rpmA gene encoding 50S ribosomal protein L27 yields the protein MAHKKGAASTRNGRDSNAQRLGVKRYGGQLVNAGEIIVRQRGTHFHPGNLVGRGGDDTLFALAEGTVEFGTRRGRRVVNIVPAPAE